The following proteins are encoded in a genomic region of Colletotrichum higginsianum IMI 349063 chromosome 9, whole genome shotgun sequence:
- a CDS encoding Nicotinate-nucleotide diphosphorylase, whose protein sequence is MQIPHGEMSPTPPEKEKPPVTGDIDPPHEDGRHCDVSSGASDVETASRHESADDARQEEDSFELIQTESPRDRPGVRGRLSRFLGRPLLRRQEGNTDNKPPMKESPSPVPSQAGSQHHAQQPSADLHPGPGVPGVSWPADQSLDTKAKRKEQHHPKPSNGSESGTLWPEFLSETSVKSGADDMSESLNQPGEHSPSPPTTLRRAVSTPRSGEGTNGSSSGAEDEAAQEAEDPSRRVQRLMVDKVMSSFMNWLDTKLKVKDEGGSQEPEALLRQVPAWPSTSGYESRLLAAGPVGRAGGPPELGSAPLFSATSEIDFMSDDSSTPARRISLRSKPALSSTPPPPPPPPSLPVSRAQNSIPDQQKTGKAVLLFSRGRSSPKPEPLKAAPPSRSSVPPANYHLGAPLGRSSASQVVPAAAVAAVAAPAPTPQSKRLEASSSKRRTARKGAQVVGPSSQTRGKRPGKHDRSTDGKNEGNDEEDDDGDDDDDEENFSPRAKLPKIHEDGGNRAKLACPFFKHNPRKYKNQRPCCGPGWDHVHRIKEHIYRKHSLPRFSCPRCCQPFETQADLQAHARSADACEVREPEALDGITQDQEKRLRSRKKTSAKELTEADKWTQVYGILFPDGREREIPSPYYNTEDAETNLGGYEDYLRRELPPLVRRQLEAEVERELSFVEEGMKQKVIDIARNLQLALFKGYQQLENQERHHLGPQCVEASASQTDRSTTSPTNDTSPSTMTTSDTTPEIPDPLDIFNADAIPDFEFDFLSEVPFPEEKEPSLDFGFTQSFDAQQPATIQPGMELLSGQQFSLPQYGLEDYQDNRGHVRGAGALGYAP, encoded by the exons ATGCAGATCCCGCACGGAGAAATGAGCCCAACACCACCAGAAAAGGAAAAGCCGCCCGTCACCGGCGATATTGACCCGCCCCACGAGGATGGCAGGCATTGCGACGTCTCATCTGGTGCGTCTGATGTTGAGACGGCCAGTAGGCATGAGAGCGCCGATGACGCCAGGCAAGAAGAGGATAGCTTCGAGTTGATACAGACCGAGTCGCCTCGGGATCGGCCCGGGGTCCGAGGGCGCCTCTCGCGGTTTCTTGGTAGACCTCTCTTGAGGCGGCAAGAAGGCAATACAGACAACAAGCCTCCCATGAAGGAATCGCCATCCCCAGTTCCAAGCCAGGCCGGCAGCCAACATCACGCCCAACAGCCTTCAGCGGACCTCCATCCAGGGCCAGGCGTCCCCGGAGTCTCATGGCCAGCAGACCAATCATTGGACACGAAGGCCAAAAGAAAGGAACAGCATCATCCCAAGCCCTCCAACGGGTCAGAATCGGGAACACTTTGGCCAGAGTTCCTCTCAGAGACATCAGTGAAAAGCGGGGCAGACGACATGAGCGAGTCTCTCAATCAACCAGGCGAACATTCGCCGAGTCCTCCCACAACGTTACGCCGAGCCGTCTCGACACCCAGGAGCGGGGAGGGCACCAACGGAAGCTCGTCCGGCGCAGAGGATGAAGCCGCTCAAGAAGCCGAGGATCCTTCAAGGAGAGTCCAGAGGCTCATGGTCGACAAAGTCATGTCTTCCTTCATGAACTGGCTGGACACGAAGCTGAAGGTCAAAGACGAGGGTGGATCACAAGAACCAGAGGCACTGCTCCGACAAGTTCCTGCTTGGCCCTCAACCAGTGGCTACGAGTCCaggctcctcgccgccggccccgtcggAAGGGCTGGGGGACCACCTGAACTGGGGAGTGCGCCACTTTTCTCGGCGACCAGTGAGATTGACTTCATGTCAGACGACTCCTCGACCCCGGCTCGTCGTATTAGTCTCCGGTCCAAACCGGCCCTCTCATCaacaccgccaccaccgcccccgccgccatcacTGCCAGTGTCCAGAGCACAGAATTCCATCCCTGATCAGCAAAAGACAGGCAAGGCAGTACTTCTTTTCTCTAGGGGTCGCTCATCACCAAAACCCGAGCCATTGAAAGCTGCTCCGCCCTCACGTTCCTCGGTTCCACCAGCGAACTACCATTTGGGAGCACCATTGGGGAGATCATCGGCTTCTCAAGTggtgccagcagcagcagtagcagcagtagcagcacCGGCACCAACCCCGCAGTCCAAAAGACTAGAAGCCTCGTCGTCAAAGAGGCGAACTGCTCGGAAAGGAGCACAGGTTGTGGGTCCCTCGTCGCAAACACGTGGAAAGAGACCAGGGAAGCACGACCGTTCAACGGATGGGAAAAATGAGGGCaatgacgaggaagacgatgacggcgacgacgacgacgacgaagaaaaCTTTTCGCCTCGGGCAAAGCTTCCCAAGATTCACGAAGACGGGGGAAACAGAGCGAAACTTGCCTGTCCATTCTTCAAACACAACCCTCGCAAGTACAAGAACCAGCGCCCGTGCTGCGGGCCGGGCTGGGACCATGTCCATCGCATCAA GGAACACATATATCGCAAGCACTCGCTTCCCAGGTTCTCGTGCCCGCGCTGCTGTCAGCCGTTTGAGACCCAGGCAGACCTCCAAGCACACGCCCGCTCGGCAGACGCCTGCGAGGTCCGCGAGCCGGAGGCTCTGGACGGCATCACTCAAGACCAAGAGAAGCGGCTTCGCTCGCGCAAGAAGACGTCCGCAAAGGAGCTCACAGAAGCCGACAAGTGGACGCAGGTGTACGGAATCCTCTTCCCCGAcgggagggaaagggagaTACCATCGCCAT ACTACAACACCGAAGACGCCGAGACCAACTTGGGGGGCTACGAGGACTACCTGCGTCGCGAGCTTCCGCCCCTGGTCCGCCGACAGCTCGAAGCGGAAGTCGAGCGCGAGCTCagcttcgtcgaggaggggATGAAGCAAAAGGTGATTGACATCGCCCGGAACCTCCAGCTCGCGCTCTTCAAGGGCTATCAACAACTCGAGAACCAGGAGCGCCATCATCTGGGTCCGCAGTGTGTCGAAGCGTCGGCTTCCCAGACGGACAggtcgacaacctcgccAACAAACGACACGTCGCCATCGACCATGACAACCAGCGACACGACGCCGGAGATTCCCGATCCCTTGGACATCTtcaacgccgacgccatTCCGGACTTTGAGTTTGATTTCCTCTCCGAAGTCCCCTTTCCCGAAGAGAAGGAGCCGAGCCTCGACTTTGGGTTCACGCAGTCGTTCGATGCCCAGCAACCTGCCACGATCCAACCAGGCATGGAACTGCTAAGCGGGCAGCAATTCAGCTTGCCGCAGTACGGACTGGAAGATTATCAAGACAACCGAGGTCACGTTAGGGGTGCTGGAGCTCTGGGTTACGCTCCATGA
- a CDS encoding Transposase: MTSLALTLRLLAPNESTAEVDVMLRKAAKVVKRMLNLRVMEIWNGQEGLAALFQYRQMGYRQRLMMTWGATWDYALQPSVIRAWEAVGIKQQGKNHLNDCVVVKERLNVGVVRCHGDAIHHLKLSSFFMRSVSLHQIRMENRILDGGKSKHPLLGHPHIWATQKCLITNLLLHPPPTSNYHIFFQPYANGLIFLGHLILGIMSQYTENEVNQALEAISNGQSVRKAAQQYGVPRSTLQHRLQGTQARAAAFSDLQRLTVSQEAKLAEWVRIQHALGLPPTHQQVKHFAERILHAIGDTQPIGRGWVQAFIRRNPSVKVKRSCPIDSRRVNGASTEVIRDWFKHLAIPEIISIKPANRYNMDETGILEGQGSNGLVLGMSEAKSIRKKQPGSRAWVSIIECISALGHRLHPLIIYKGKTVQQQWFPLDLSPYEGWQFTATENGWTTDATAVEWLQKVFIPQTVPQGKGDKEEARLLILDGHGSHTTTDFMWLCYINNIHLLFLPPHTSHVLQPLDQAVFSPLKAAYRKELGYLSLWNDSTIVGKRNFLGCYYKAALAGMTMQNIRSGWKWTGLWPVSMAKPLMSSLLLPTTPKPSASSDQVSKGQSRGKEAEGWASASSAVAWSTPRKMKDLSGQLKLFTELDNDAHTQRLLFMKVKKGFSEQAYELATAQHKLELLQAQVTNTAVRKRKAVQINPNTKFANIKDIQKAQVEAGDKEDITDESSEADLPSEAESCIVVASRCSQ, encoded by the exons ATGACTTCGCTTGCGCTGACCTTACGACTACTCGCGCCAAATGAGAGCACCGCTGAAGTTGATGTTATGCTCCGAAAAGCGGCAAAGGTGGTCAAGAGAATGCTAAATCTCCGCGTGATGGAGATTTGGAACGGGCAAGAGGGATTGGCAGCCCTCTTCCAATACCGGCAGATGGGCTATAGGCAGCGTCTCATGATGACCTGGGGAGCAACATGGGATTATGCCTTGCAGCCGTCCGTCATACGGGCTTGGGAGGCAGTCGGCATTAAGCAGCAAGGAAAGAATCACTTGAACGAttgcgtcgtcgtcaaggagcGACTGAACGTTGGTGTTGTTAGGTGCCACGGTGATGCGATCCATCATTTGAAGCTGTCGAGCTTCTTTATGCGGTCTGTTTCACTGCACCAGATTCGGATGGAGAATAGAATCTTGGACGGT ggtaagtcaaagcacccacttttgggccacccccacatatgggccacccaaaaatgcctcatcaccaacctcctccttcatcctcctccaacttcaaactatcacatctttttccaaccttatgcaaatggcctcatctttttagggcaccttattctaggcattatgagccagtatacagaaaatgaagtcaatcaagcgcttgaggccatttcgaacggtcagagtgtcaggaaggctgcccagcagtatggtgtgccaaggtctacccttcagcatcgtcttcaaggcacccaggcaagggcagcagcattttctgacctgcagaggctcacagtgagccaggaggccaagttggctgaatgggtgcgaatccagcatgcccttgggcttcctccaacccatcaacaagtgaagcattttgcagaaagaatccttcatgccataggggatacccaacctatagggagaggctgggtccaggcctttataaggaggaatccatcagtcaaggtcaagagaagttgccctattgattcaagacgtgttaatggggcatctactgaggtcatcagggactggttcaagcatctcgccataccagagatcatcagcatcaaaccagccaacagatataacatggatgagactggtatccttgagggccagggatctaatgggctggtgctggggatgtctgaggcgaagtctatccgcaagaaacagcctggatcaagggcatgggtgtctattattgaatgcatctctgccctaggccacagacttcatccccttattatatataagggtaagacagtccagcagcagtggtttcctctagatcttagcccttatgaaggctggcaattcacagcaactgaaaatggctggacaacagatgctactgcagttgaatggctgcagaaggtgtttatccctcagactgtccctcagggcaagggggataaggaggaggctagactattgatcctggatgggcatgggagccacacaacgactgactttatgtggttgtgctatataaacaacatccatctattgttcttaccgccacacacctcccatgtcctccagccacttgatcaagcagtcttcagccctcttaaggcagcctataggaaggagcttggataccttagtctatggaatgactctactattgtaggcaagaggaacttcctaggctgttattataaggctgcccttgcaggtatgacgatgcagaacatcagaagtggttggaaatggacagggttatggcctgtctctatggcgaagcctctgatgagctccctcctactcccaacaacaccaaagccatcagcatcgtcagatcaggtcagcaaagggcagtctaggggcaaggaagctgaaggatgggcatctgcgtcgtctgcagtggcatggtcgacgccaaggaagatgaaggatctgtctggccaactgaagctattcacagagttggataatgatgcgcatacccaacgcctccttttcatgaaggtgaaaaaaggcttcagcgagcaggcctatgagctggccactgcccagcataagctggagcttctgcaggcccaagttaccaacactgcagtaaggaaaaggaaggcagttcagatcaacccaaacactaagttcgccaacatcaaagacatccagaaggctcaggttgaggctggcgataaagaggatatcacagatgagtccagcgaggctgatttacctagtgaggctgaaagctgtattgtggtggcatctaggtgcagtcaatag
- a CDS encoding amino acid permease — MAPQEGVLPTTVEADEKAIGGPPGYDSSSGKAVRGAISEEAWATRAGLNLTSFKKREYGRGIVELDRAMSSRHLHMIAIGGSIGAGFFVGSGGALSKGGPGSLFIDFLLVGIMMFNVADVVKSKVYALGELAVMYPVSGGFYTYSTRFIDPSWGFAMGWNYVFQWAIVLPLELTVSGLVVQYWNQDISVAVWITLFFMVIVIINIFGSIGYAEEEFWSSCLKLAATVVFMIIALVLVLGGGPESGRYSEYSGAKLWYDPGAFRNGFKGFCSVFVTAAFSFSGTELVGLAAAEAKNPVKSLPGAIKQVFWRISLFYILGLFFVGLLIPSDDPSLLSESSYSDVKASPFVLVGKYAGLKGFDHFMNVVILVSVISIGVSGVYGGSRTLTALAQQGYAPKIFTYIDRSGRPLPSVFAILIFGPLAYVNLNASGPVVFDWLLALSGLAAVFTWGSICLAHIRFRKAWAYHGHTTDEIPFKAIGGTIGSWIGLFLCFVVLAAQFYTAIAPPGTSELNGAEGFFKSYLALPVVMLFWLGGFLWKRTGWLRTAQMDVDTGRRELDWDEIHAYRARIAALPKWRRILHHVW, encoded by the exons ATGGCTCCTCAAGAAGGGGTCCTCCCCACAAcggtcgaggccgatgagaaGGCCATCGGCGGCCCTCCCGGCTACGACTCGAGCAGCGGCAAGGCCGTCCGCGGCGCCATCAGCGAGGAGGCCTGGGCCACCCGCGCCGGCCTGAACCTGACCTCGTTCAAGAAGCGCGAGTATGGtcgcggcatcgtcgagctcgaccgcGCCATGAGCAGTCGCCATCTCCACATgatcgccatcggcggctcCATCGGCGCCGGTTTCTTCGTCGGTTCCGGTGGTGCCCTGAGCAAGGGT GGTCCCGGTTCCCTCTTCATCGACTTCCTTCTCGTTGGTATTATGATGTTCAACGTCG CTGACGTGGTGAAATCAAAAGTGTACGCCCTTGGTGAACTCGCCGTCATGTACCCCGTCTCTGGTGGCTTCTACACGTACTCGACTCGCTTCATCGACCCCTCGTGGGGCTTCGCCATGGGCTGGAACTACGTCTTCCAGTGGGCCATCGTCCTCCCGCTCGAGCTGACGGTATCCGGTCTCGTCGTCCAGTACTGGAACCAGGACatcagcgtcgccgtctggattaccctcttcttcatggtcatcgtcatcatcaacatctTCGGCTCCATCGGGTATGCCGAGGAAGAGTTCTGGTCGTCGTGCCTCAAGCTCGCTGCGACCGTCGTCTTCATGatcatcgccctcgtcctcgtcctcggcggcggcccggAGAGTGGTCGATACAGCGAGTACTCGGGTGCGAAGCTGTGGTACGACCCCGGCGCCTTCCGCAACGGCTTCAAGGGCTTCTGCTCCGTCTTCGTcacggccgccttctccttctccggtACTGAGCTGGTCGGTctggccgcggccgaggccaagaaccCCGTCAAGTCGCTCCCGGGCGCCATCAAGCAGGTGTTCTGGCGTATCTCGCTCTTCTACATCCTGGgtctcttcttcgtcggtCTGTTGATCCCCTCCGACGACCCCTCGCTGCTGTCCGAGTCCTCGTACTCGGACGTCAAGGCCTCCCCCTTCGTGCTGGTCGGAAAGTACGCCGGCCTCAAGGGCTTCGACCACTTCATgaacgtcgtcatcctcgtgTCCGTCATCTCCATCGGCGTGTCGGGTGTCTATGGTGGATCGCGTACGCTCACCGCCCTGGCCCAGCAGGGATACGCGCCCAAGATCTTCACCTACATCGACCGCTCCGGACGTCCCCTGCCGTCCGTCTTCgccatcctcatcttcggccCGTTGGCGTATGTCAACCTCAACGCCAGCGGacccgtcgtcttcgactGGTTGTTGGCGCTTTCGGGtctggccgccgtcttcacctGGGGTTCCATCTGCCTGGCACACATCCGCTTCCGCAAGGCGTGGGCGTACCACGGCCACACGACGGACGAGATTCCCTTCAAGGCCATCGGTGGCACCATCGGCTCTTGGATCGGTCTCTTCCTCTGCTTCGTCGTTCTCGCTGCTCAG TTTTACACTGCGATTGCCCCTCCCGGTACGAGCGAGCTCAATGGTGCTGAAGGCTTCTTCAAGTCGtacctcgccctccccgTCGTCATGCTCTTCTGGCTGGGCGGTTTCCTCTGGAAGCGCACTGGCTGGCTCCGCACGGCGCAGATGGACGTCGACACTGGCCGACGTGAGCTCGACTGGGACGAGATCCACGCTTACCGCGCGCGCATCGCGGCGTTGCCCAAGTGGAGGCGCATCCTTCACCATGTGTGGTAG